One genomic region from Candidatus Poribacteria bacterium encodes:
- a CDS encoding AMP-binding protein — translation MLTSEQLIACGLEKVEASKIAETVNRLMSTQSPTACWYEISRYILRPEHPFALHQLLYDTVYADFDHATYGPPPAWFPTDEDITEANITHLMTELSIKTYPELHAWSIANRDTFWQMMIDRLGINATETNTEAQKDATGTATHLAKLNIVNSCFSAVDDAIAIIAQREGTDNLVTLTYHELACLTNRVANGLVDIGLKPGDAVAIDMPMNAESVAIYLGIVKAGCVVVGIADSFAPDEIATRLRIGRAKAIFTQDYINRAGKHLPLYEKVIAANAPKAILFSNEGSNTIAQNEREEDITWNDFLSEIETFTAVPCDPDAHTNILFSSGTTGEPKAIPWTHTTPIKCAADAHLHHDIHAGDVLAWYTNLGWMMGPWLIYASLINKATIALYDGVPTGRDFGVFVQDAKVSMLGVVPTLVRAWKNTDCMHGLDWQAIRAFSSTGECSNPEEMLYLMSLAGYKPVIEYCGGTEIGGGYVTGTRVQPAAPSTFTTPALGLDFLLCDDEGNPVDNGEVFIVPPSLGLSTSLLNADHNEVYFAGTPGPNLRRHGDALEQLGNGFDTEPWLEGTKYRVLGRVDDTMNLSGIKISSAEIEEVLNVVSEIQETAAVAVSPKDGGASQLVIYAVLIQPESAPTKQELHTMLQASLSEHLNPLFRIHDVVIVDALPRTASNKVMRRLLRQQAM, via the coding sequence ATGCTAACCTCTGAACAACTCATCGCCTGCGGATTGGAAAAGGTAGAAGCATCAAAGATAGCAGAAACCGTCAACCGACTCATGTCAACACAGTCGCCGACAGCCTGTTGGTACGAAATATCGCGCTATATCCTCAGACCAGAACACCCCTTTGCACTCCACCAACTCCTTTACGACACCGTGTACGCCGACTTCGATCACGCAACATACGGCCCCCCACCGGCGTGGTTTCCTACCGACGAAGACATTACCGAAGCGAACATCACGCATCTTATGACGGAACTCTCCATTAAAACTTACCCTGAACTCCACGCGTGGTCAATTGCCAATCGCGATACCTTTTGGCAGATGATGATTGACAGACTGGGCATTAACGCAACTGAAACAAATACCGAAGCACAAAAAGACGCAACAGGCACTGCAACACACCTCGCGAAACTCAACATCGTCAATAGCTGCTTCAGTGCCGTCGATGATGCCATCGCGATTATTGCACAACGCGAAGGCACCGATAACCTCGTAACGCTTACCTATCACGAATTGGCATGCCTTACGAATCGAGTCGCAAATGGACTTGTAGATATTGGACTAAAACCCGGAGATGCGGTGGCGATTGATATGCCGATGAACGCTGAATCCGTTGCCATTTATCTTGGAATCGTTAAGGCAGGATGTGTTGTCGTCGGAATCGCCGACAGTTTCGCACCAGATGAGATAGCCACGCGCCTCCGCATCGGTAGAGCAAAAGCCATTTTCACGCAGGATTACATCAATAGGGCAGGGAAACACTTGCCTTTATATGAGAAAGTGATTGCTGCGAACGCACCGAAAGCCATTCTCTTTTCAAATGAAGGCAGTAATACCATCGCACAGAACGAGCGGGAGGAGGATATAACGTGGAACGACTTTCTCAGTGAAATAGAGACTTTTACTGCTGTCCCGTGCGATCCTGATGCACATACTAATATTTTATTTTCCTCTGGAACCACCGGCGAACCTAAAGCGATTCCGTGGACACATACCACCCCCATCAAATGCGCTGCGGATGCTCACCTACACCACGACATTCATGCGGGTGACGTGCTTGCGTGGTATACAAACCTCGGTTGGATGATGGGTCCATGGCTCATCTACGCAAGCCTTATCAATAAAGCGACTATCGCCTTGTACGACGGCGTACCGACAGGACGCGACTTTGGCGTATTTGTGCAGGACGCGAAAGTGAGTATGCTCGGTGTCGTGCCGACGCTTGTCCGGGCATGGAAAAATACTGACTGCATGCATGGACTTGATTGGCAGGCAATCCGAGCGTTTAGTTCAACAGGCGAATGCTCTAACCCAGAGGAAATGCTGTACCTGATGTCCTTGGCGGGTTACAAACCGGTAATTGAATACTGCGGCGGCACCGAAATCGGGGGCGGTTATGTTACTGGGACCCGGGTTCAACCCGCTGCACCTTCGACGTTCACAACACCGGCACTCGGTTTGGATTTCTTACTCTGCGATGATGAGGGAAACCCAGTTGACAACGGCGAAGTCTTTATTGTTCCGCCCTCTCTCGGTCTCTCTACAAGTCTCCTTAACGCCGATCACAATGAGGTCTACTTCGCAGGAACGCCAGGACCGAATCTGCGTCGTCACGGCGATGCACTTGAACAGTTAGGTAACGGCTTTGATACTGAACCTTGGCTGGAGGGGACTAAGTATCGGGTACTCGGTCGTGTTGACGATACGATGAATCTGAGTGGTATTAAAATAAGTTCCGCAGAGATTGAGGAAGTCCTTAATGTCGTCAGCGAAATCCAAGAGACCGCAGCGGTTGCCGTCTCACCAAAAGACGGGGGAGCGAGCCAACTCGTCATCTATGCCGTGCTGATACAACCCGAATCGGCACCCACAAAACAGGAACTTCACACCATGTTGCAAGCCTCACTTTCCGAACACCTCAATCCGTTGTTTAGGATTCACGATGTCGTTATCGTAGACGCGTTACCGCGAACCGCTTCTAACAAGGTGATGCGTCGCCTTTTGCGCCAGCAAGCGATGTGA
- a CDS encoding Uma2 family endonuclease: METYPNSRHIPYAPTETADLYPESDGKPMAETDMHAVAIIDLRQRFDGFFADNPDTYVSGTLMMYDIEGPGRTAVSPDILVSFGIGKKLRRTYKAWEEGKPPDFVMEFSSKGTFQNDLGHKKAHYASMGIPEYFLCDIDRRYLPTPLMGFRLKDGTYERIPENADGSIPSVTLGVSFHLLDEGLAVYEETTGRWLQTPAEAAEAAEQRVEQEAAARAREAAARAREAAARAEAEAEVSRLREELERLKARLSDD, encoded by the coding sequence ATGGAAACGTATCCGAATTCACGCCACATCCCTTACGCTCCCACAGAAACTGCCGACCTATATCCTGAATCGGATGGAAAACCTATGGCTGAAACGGATATGCACGCAGTGGCTATCATCGACTTGCGGCAACGTTTTGACGGCTTCTTCGCGGATAACCCGGATACTTATGTCTCCGGGACTCTCATGATGTATGATATAGAGGGTCCCGGCCGCACCGCCGTCTCGCCCGATATCCTCGTCTCTTTCGGCATAGGCAAGAAACTCCGCCGCACCTATAAGGCGTGGGAAGAGGGGAAGCCGCCAGACTTCGTGATGGAGTTTTCGAGCAAAGGGACGTTTCAAAATGACTTAGGGCATAAAAAGGCACATTACGCGTCAATGGGAATACCGGAGTATTTTCTCTGCGATATAGATAGACGCTATTTGCCGACACCGCTGATGGGGTTTCGCCTCAAAGATGGAACTTATGAGCGAATACCCGAGAACGCAGATGGTAGTATCCCTTCTGTGACGTTAGGCGTATCGTTCCATCTGTTAGATGAGGGGTTAGCCGTTTATGAGGAGACGACAGGACGCTGGCTGCAAACCCCTGCAGAGGCTGCAGAGGCAGCAGAGCAGCGCGTTGAACAAGAAGCCGCCGCACGCGCGCGTGAAGCCGCCGCACGCGCGCGTGAAGCCGCCGCACGCGCGGAAGCGGAAGCGGAAGTCTCACGCCTGCGTGAAGAACTCGAGCGTCTCAAAGCACGCTTGTCAGATGACTAA
- a CDS encoding DUF4258 domain-containing protein codes for MNIRFYSDPETGLPHIYDHGVTEDEVEEVLLNPVEKRSGSRRSKVVIGQTQSGRYLRVVYVEDRRPDSVFVVTAYELSGKPLTAYRRRRRRKGRR; via the coding sequence ATGAATATTCGCTTTTACAGTGATCCCGAAACTGGCTTGCCCCATATTTATGACCATGGTGTTACCGAAGACGAAGTAGAAGAAGTCTTGTTAAATCCTGTTGAAAAGAGATCAGGGAGTAGACGATCGAAGGTTGTCATAGGTCAAACACAAAGTGGTCGTTACCTACGAGTTGTCTATGTTGAGGATCGACGGCCTGATAGTGTTTTTGTGGTTACGGCTTATGAATTGAGTGGAAAACCTTTAACGGCATACCGTCGGCGACGAAGAAGGAAAGGCAGACGATGA
- a CDS encoding DUF362 domain-containing protein: MEKQFKVRAAHCDYRATEEEIYQTLRRITDPLTRAWKPIETAKKVVMKFNMMKPPERIIYYEGRRRELVDDATCRAVLRLIKEHTTAQLVATDTNPYTHGHRMPPNFNYLHHLKEFDVQFVDSNLPPFKTYDVPGGGSMFNRYTLSACFDDADAVVSVAKMKNHAFMGITLCTKNLFGLPPMILPEGRTRSYYHHLIRLSYVLPDLALITKPCLNIIDALTGQWGREWGGEGRICNALVAGDHPITTDAVGMHLMGHDPQSDWPTPPFKRDRNHILIAAQRGYGTVNLNEIDWESEVTAPLAEFDSVETDTPETVANWRRTTCEQGLVYQENQRDLIDRYRDNFIYMQDGQVVWSGPDPSNLGSRRQLSGDKKDSALWLKLVDAEEHEGERFNVYEDCLKPFAA; encoded by the coding sequence ATGGAAAAACAGTTCAAAGTTAGAGCAGCGCACTGCGATTATCGTGCCACGGAAGAGGAAATCTATCAGACGCTCCGCCGTATCACTGACCCGCTCACTCGCGCTTGGAAACCGATTGAAACCGCCAAGAAGGTAGTCATGAAATTCAATATGATGAAGCCCCCTGAGCGGATTATCTACTACGAAGGGCGTCGCCGAGAATTAGTAGACGATGCCACCTGCCGCGCCGTTCTGCGACTCATCAAGGAACACACCACGGCGCAGCTTGTCGCTACCGATACGAATCCGTATACCCACGGGCATCGGATGCCTCCAAACTTCAACTACCTACACCACCTAAAAGAATTCGACGTACAATTCGTCGATTCCAACCTACCGCCGTTTAAGACCTACGACGTTCCGGGTGGCGGCTCCATGTTCAATCGCTATACACTGAGTGCTTGCTTCGACGATGCCGATGCGGTCGTCTCTGTGGCAAAGATGAAGAACCACGCTTTCATGGGTATCACCCTATGCACAAAGAATCTCTTCGGATTGCCACCAATGATCCTCCCCGAAGGCAGAACTCGGAGTTATTACCACCACCTCATCCGTCTCTCCTACGTACTCCCGGATTTGGCACTCATCACAAAGCCGTGCCTCAACATCATCGATGCATTGACGGGACAGTGGGGACGCGAGTGGGGCGGTGAAGGCAGAATCTGTAATGCTCTCGTTGCTGGTGATCACCCAATCACTACGGATGCTGTCGGTATGCACCTGATGGGGCACGATCCGCAGTCCGACTGGCCCACACCTCCGTTCAAACGCGATCGGAACCATATCCTCATCGCTGCACAACGTGGATATGGGACTGTCAACCTCAATGAGATTGATTGGGAGAGCGAAGTCACGGCACCTTTGGCGGAGTTTGATTCAGTAGAAACGGACACGCCAGAAACGGTCGCTAACTGGCGACGGACGACGTGTGAACAAGGGTTAGTCTATCAAGAAAACCAGAGAGACCTTATCGACCGGTATCGCGATAACTTCATCTATATGCAAGACGGTCAAGTCGTCTGGAGCGGACCGGATCCGTCGAATCTCGGCAGCCGTCGGCAGTTGAGTGGTGACAAGAAGGACAGCGCACTCTGGCTGAAACTTGTCGATGCCGAAGAGCACGAAGGCGAACGCTTTAACGTCTATGAAGATTGTCTGAAACCCTTTGCTGCATAA
- a CDS encoding phytanoyl-CoA dioxygenase family protein, translating into MGITNAQKKQLDEQGCIVIPDVLSDAEIEVYRADILRLAAEEKQNGLARQHTDGYGQHVRWLVNKGQMYEKLVAHPKVMPFFEHLLGSDYTLSTLTSNIIAPGATDGGYHVDHIVGTMPEPLPSFPLVANSLWLLDDFTPENGGTRHVPGIHLHRKKPPPGTTYHPDEVRLSAPKGSVFLFNGAIWHSAGANKTDKQRIALICFCCRSFVKPMFDFVHHLKPEVVERATPTMRRIYGFDSQPQPPDQPAR; encoded by the coding sequence ATGGGTATCACCAACGCACAGAAGAAACAGTTAGACGAGCAGGGATGCATCGTCATCCCAGATGTGCTCTCCGATGCGGAGATTGAAGTCTACAGAGCCGATATACTTCGACTGGCAGCGGAAGAGAAGCAGAACGGATTGGCGCGCCAACACACCGATGGGTATGGGCAGCACGTCCGCTGGTTAGTAAACAAAGGACAGATGTACGAGAAGCTTGTCGCCCATCCCAAGGTAATGCCGTTCTTTGAACACCTGCTCGGTTCCGACTATACACTCAGCACACTCACCTCCAACATCATCGCCCCGGGGGCAACTGATGGCGGCTACCACGTCGATCATATCGTAGGAACAATGCCGGAACCGCTCCCCAGTTTCCCGTTGGTCGCTAACAGTCTCTGGCTTCTCGACGATTTCACGCCAGAAAACGGCGGCACACGTCATGTCCCGGGCATCCATCTCCATCGGAAAAAACCGCCTCCCGGCACGACCTACCATCCCGACGAAGTCCGGTTATCTGCTCCGAAAGGCTCTGTGTTCCTGTTCAACGGTGCAATTTGGCACTCTGCGGGTGCGAATAAAACCGACAAACAACGTATCGCGTTAATATGTTTCTGTTGTCGTTCTTTTGTGAAGCCGATGTTCGATTTTGTGCATCACCTGAAACCGGAAGTCGTTGAACGCGCTACACCAACGATGCGTCGGATTTATGGATTCGATTCCCAACCGCAACCGCCGGATCAGCCCGCGAGGTAA
- a CDS encoding cysteine desulfurase family protein, which produces MNNLIYMDNHATTPIAPEVLEAMLPHLTTHFGNASSTHPFGTTAKDAVEKARNQVAGLLGCSAEEIFFTSGATESDNLAIRGIAYACRDKGNHIITSTAEHHAILDTCHALEAEGFKTTYLPVDKYGRVNPDDVEAAITSETTVMSFMYANNEVGTINPISDIAVVAAKHGVLFHSDAVQGIGQLPSDMKGLGVDLASLTAHKIYGPKGIGALYIRQGTPQPHSLFYGGGQESGVRPGTLNVAGIVGLGAACELSKSYMASGKSNVSTLRGALHQKLRENLDDIHLNGHPKQRLPGNLNLCFAGVQSHALLTGLKRVAVSTGSACDSESVKASHVLVAMGVPNELALTTVRFGLGRYNTAEEVDIVADEVTKVVNRLRALAPE; this is translated from the coding sequence ATGAATAACCTCATCTACATGGACAACCATGCGACAACGCCAATCGCACCCGAAGTGTTGGAAGCCATGCTGCCCCATCTCACGACCCACTTCGGCAACGCTTCCAGCACGCATCCCTTCGGCACGACGGCGAAAGACGCTGTAGAGAAGGCGCGTAACCAAGTCGCTGGCTTGCTCGGATGCTCAGCAGAAGAGATCTTCTTTACCAGTGGCGCGACTGAATCGGACAACCTCGCCATCAGGGGAATCGCCTACGCTTGTAGAGACAAGGGAAACCACATCATCACAAGCACAGCCGAACATCACGCCATCCTCGATACATGCCACGCCTTAGAGGCTGAAGGATTTAAGACGACGTACCTTCCTGTGGATAAATATGGGAGGGTCAATCCTGATGATGTTGAAGCAGCGATAACCTCAGAGACGACCGTGATGAGTTTCATGTATGCGAATAACGAGGTCGGCACGATAAACCCGATATCCGATATTGCGGTTGTGGCTGCGAAACACGGTGTGCTTTTCCATTCAGATGCCGTACAGGGGATTGGACAGTTGCCGTCGGATATGAAGGGGCTTGGTGTGGATTTGGCATCCTTGACGGCACACAAAATTTACGGTCCGAAGGGGATCGGTGCGCTTTACATCCGTCAAGGCACTCCGCAACCGCATTCGCTTTTCTACGGTGGTGGTCAGGAGTCAGGGGTGCGACCCGGCACGCTAAACGTCGCCGGGATTGTCGGTTTAGGTGCGGCGTGCGAACTTTCTAAAAGTTACATGGCATCGGGAAAAAGTAATGTGTCTACCTTACGCGGCGCACTTCATCAGAAACTCAGAGAAAACTTAGATGACATTCATCTCAACGGACACCCGAAACAACGGCTCCCGGGCAATCTGAATCTCTGTTTCGCGGGTGTGCAAAGTCACGCTTTACTGACGGGGCTTAAGCGTGTTGCGGTATCCACAGGGTCAGCATGTGATTCGGAGTCGGTGAAGGCATCACATGTCTTGGTTGCAATGGGAGTTCCGAATGAATTGGCATTGACGACCGTCCGTTTCGGCCTGGGACGCTACAATACAGCTGAAGAGGTGGATATTGTTGCTGATGAGGTTACAAAGGTTGTTAATCGGTTACGCGCTTTAGCACCTGAATAG
- a CDS encoding Uma2 family endonuclease — MSSIAARTYLTPEEYIAAERKATLKSEYLSGEIVAMSGASNKHNLITMNTANGLYNQVTERGCRVYASDMRVGIGAGVSYFYPDIAVTCDRPRFEDDVLDILTNPQVIVEVLSDSTESYDRGEKFARYRQLESLQEYILISQDQVHVEHYLRQGERWLLSEFRALENVFPLTSIGAELSLNQIYRFVELETDDTLPATRNV; from the coding sequence ATGTCATCCATTGCAGCCCGAACCTATCTAACCCCCGAAGAATACATCGCTGCCGAACGCAAGGCGACGCTCAAAAGCGAATACCTCAGCGGCGAGATCGTCGCAATGTCGGGTGCCAGTAATAAACATAATCTTATTACGATGAATACGGCAAATGGACTTTACAACCAAGTGACGGAACGCGGATGTAGAGTCTACGCCAGTGATATGCGCGTCGGCATTGGCGCGGGAGTCTCCTACTTCTATCCAGATATTGCTGTTACCTGTGATAGGCCCCGTTTTGAAGATGACGTTCTTGACATACTCACCAATCCGCAAGTCATTGTTGAAGTGCTTTCTGATTCAACCGAAAGCTACGACCGGGGCGAGAAATTCGCACGCTATCGCCAATTAGAATCACTGCAAGAATATATCCTAATTTCGCAGGATCAGGTCCACGTTGAGCATTATCTTCGTCAAGGCGAACGGTGGCTGCTCAGCGAATTTCGCGCGCTTGAGAACGTGTTCCCCCTCACTTCAATCGGAGCAGAACTCTCCTTGAATCAAATCTACAGATTCGTTGAATTGGAAACAGATGATACCCTCCCAGCTACCCGTAACGTCTAA